In a genomic window of Bos mutus isolate GX-2022 chromosome 6, NWIPB_WYAK_1.1, whole genome shotgun sequence:
- the PCDH7 gene encoding protocadherin-7 isoform X5, with translation MLRMRTMGWARAWCLGCCLLLPLSLSLAAAKQLLRYRLAEEGPADVRIGNVASDLGIVTGSGEVTFSLESGSEYLKIDNLTGELSTSERRIDREKLPQCQMIFDENECFLDFEVSVIGPSQSWVDLFEGRVIVLDINDNTPTFPSPVLTLTVEENRPVGTLYLLPTATDRDFGRNGIERYELLQEPGGGGGGGGGGGEGRRAGPADSAPYPGGGGNGGSGGGPGGSKRRLDAPEAGGGTSPGGRSSVFELQVADTPDGEKQPQLIVKGALDREQRDSYELTLRVRDGGDPPRSSQAILRVLITDVNDNSPRFEKSVYEADLAENSAPGTPILQLRAADLDVGVNGQIEYVFGAATESVRRLLRLDETSGWLSVLHRIDREEVNQLRFTVMARDRGQPPKTDKATVVLNIKDENDNVPSIEIRKIGRIPLKDGVANVAEDVLVDTPIALVQVSDRDQGENGVVTCTVVGDVPFQLKPASDTEGDQNKKKYFLHTSAPLDYETTREFNVVIVAVDSGSPSLSSNNSLIVKVGDTNDNPPVFGQSVVEVYFPENNIPGERVATVLATDADSGKNAEIAYSLDSSVMGIFAIDPDSGDILVNTMLDREQTDRYEFKVNARDKGVPVLQGSTTVIVQVADKNDNDPKFMQDVFTFYVKENLQPNSPVGMVTVMDADKGRNAEMSLYIEENSNIFSIENDTGTIYSTMSFDREHQTTYTFRVKAVDGGDPPRSATATVSLFVMDENDNAPTVTLPRNISYTLLPPSSNVRTVVATVLATDSDDGINADLNYSIVGGNPFKLFEIDSTSGVVSLVGKLTQKHYGLHRLVVQVNDSGQPSQSTTTLVHVFVNESVSNATVIDSQIARSLHTPLTQDIAGDPSYEISKQRLSIVIGVVAGIMTVILIILIVVMARYCRSKNKNGYEAGKKDHEDFFTPQQHDKSKKPKKDKKNKKSKQPLYSSIVTVEASKPNGQRYDSVNEKLSDSPSMGRYRSVNGGPGSPDLARHYKSSSPLPTVQLHPQSPTAGKKHQAVQDLPPANTFVGAGDNISIGSDHCSEYSCQTNNKYSKQPFRRVTFSVVSQPQDPHQGSLQSCYDSGLEESETPSSKSSSGPRLGALPLPEDNYERTTPDGSVGVAAITTFPFLPFPHGKTHGRRVLLRPLH, from the coding sequence atGCTGAGGATGCGGACCATGGGATGGGCGCGCGCCTGGTGTCTGGGCTGCTGTCTCCTCTTGCCGCTCTCGCTCAGCCTAGCGGCCGCCAAGCAACTCCTCCGGTACCGACTGGCCGAGGAGGGCCCAGCAGACGTCCGCATCGGCAACGTCGCCTCGGACTTGGGCATCGTGACCGGCTCCGGTGAGGTGACTTTCAGCCTCGAGTCGGGCTCAGAGTACCTGAAGATCGACAATCTCACCGGCGAGCTGAGTACGAGCGAGCGGCGCATTGACCGCGAGAAACTGCCCCAGTGTCAGATGATCTTCGACGAAAACGAGTGCTTCTTGGACTTCGAGGTCTCGGTGATCGGGCCCTCGCAGAGCTGGGTGGACCTGTTCGAGGGTCGGGTCATCGTGCTCGACATCAACGACAACACGCCCACCTTCCCGTCACCCGTGCTCACGCTCACGGTGGAGGAGAACCGGCCGGTGGGCACTCTATACCTGCTGCCCACCGCCACCGACCGCGACTTCGGCCGCAACGGCATTGAGCGCTACGAGCTGCTACAGGAgcccgggggcggcggcggcggcggcggcggcggcggcgagggcCGGCGCGCCGGGCCTGCCGACAGCGCCCCCTACCCCGGGGGCGGCGGGAACGGCGGGAGCGGCGGCGGCCCCGGGGGCTCTAAGAGGAGGCTGGACGCGCCAGAAGCCGGCGGCGGGACCAGCCCCGGCGGACGCAGCAGCGTATTCGAACTGCAGGTGGCCGACACCCCGGATGGCGAAAAGCAGCCGCAATTGATCGTGAAGGGGGCGCTGGACCGCGAACAGCGCGACTCCTACGAGCTGACCCTGAGGGTGCGCGACGGTGGCGACCCGCCTCGCTCCTCTCAGGCCATCCTGCGGGTGCTCATCACCGACGTGAACGACAACAGCCCCCGCTTCGAGAAGAGCGTGTATGAGGCTGACCTGGCCGAGAACAGCGCCCCGGGGACCCCCATCCTGCAGCTGCGTGCCGCCGACCTGGACGTGGGGGTCAACGGGCAGATTGAGTATGTGTTCGGGGCGGCTACAGAGTCCGTGCGGCGGCTGCTGCGCCTAGACGAGACGTCCGGCTGGCTCAGTGTCCTGCACCGTATAGACCGCGAGGAAGTGAACCAGCTGCGCTTCACGGTCATGGCCCGCGATCGCGGGCAGCCTCCCAAGACAGACAAAGCCACGGTGGTCCTTAATATCAAGGACGAGAACGACAATGTGCCGTCCATTGAAATCCGCAAGATCGGGCGTATCCCACTCAAGGACGGGGTGGCCAACGTGGCCGAGGACGTTCTGGTGGACACCCCCATCGCCCTGGTACAGGTGTCTGACCGAGACCAAGGCGAGAATGGAGTGGTCACCTGCACCGTGGTGGGCGACGTGCCCTTCCAGCTCAAGCCGGCCAGTGACACAGAGGGCGACCAGAACAAGAAAAAGTACTTCCTGCACACCTCGGCCCCTTTGGACTAtgagaccaccagggagttcaACGTGGTCATAGTAGCGGTGGACTCGGGCAGCCCCAGTCTCTCCAGCAACAACTCCCTGATTGTCAAGGTGGGAGATACCAACGACAACCCGCCTGTCTTTGGCCAGTCAGTGGTGGAGGTGTACTTTCCTGAGAACAACATCCCCGGAGAGAGGGTAGCCACGGTGCTGGCTACAGACGCGGACAGTGGGAAAAACGCTGAAATCGCCTACTCGCTGGACTCTTCCGTGATGGGGATCTTTGCCATCGATCCCGATTCTGGGGACATCCTCGTCAATACCATGCTGGACCGCGAGCAGACTGACAGGTACGAGTTTAAAGTTAACGCCAGAGACAAAGGCGTCCCCGTGCTACAGGGCAGCACCACAGTGATTGTTCAGGTGGCTGACAAGAATGACAATGACCCTAAGTTCATGCAGGACGTCTTTACTTTTTATGTGAAAGAAAATTTACAGCCCAACAGCCCCGTGGGAATGGTCACAGTGATGGATGCTGACAAGGGGCGCAATGCAGAGATGAGCCTATACATAGAGGAGAACAGTAACATTTTTTCCATTGAAAATGATACGGGGACTATTTACTCCACGATGTCTTTTGACAGAGAACATCAGACCACATACACTTTCAGAGTCAAAGCTGTGGATGGAGGAGATCCCCCCAGATCTGCAACAGCCACGGTCTCTCTCTTTGTGATGGATGAGAATGACAATGCTCCCACTGTCACCCTTCCCAGAAATATTTCCTACACTTTACTGCCACCTTCGAGTAACGTCAGGACAGTAGTAGCTACGGTGTTGGCAACAGACAGTGATGATGGCATCAATGCAGACCTTAACTACAGCATTGTGGGAGGGAATCCCTTCAAGCTGTTTGAGATTGATTCCACCAGTGGTGTGGTTTCCTTAGTGGGAAAACTCACCCAAAAGCATTATGGCTTGCACAGGTTGGTGGTGCAAGTGAATGACAGTGGGCAGCCTTCCCAGTCTACCACGACTCTGGTGCATGTGTTTGTCAATGAAAGTGTTTCTAATGCAACTGTGATTGACTCCCAGATAGCCAGAAGCTTGCACACCCCACTCACCCAGGATATAGCTGGTGACCCAAGCTATGAAATTAGCAAACAGAGACTCAGTATTGTCATTGGGGTGGTTGCTGGAATTATGACTGTGATTCTAATCATCTTAATTGTAGTGATGGCAAGATATTGCCggtccaaaaataaaaatggctatGAAGCTGGCAAAAAAGATCATGAAGACTTTTTTACACCCCAACAGCATGACAAATCTAAAAAACctaaaaaggacaagaaaaacaaaaaatctaagCAGCCACTCTACAGCAGCATTGTCACTGTAGAAGCTTCTAAACCAAATGGACAGAGGTATGATAGTGTCAATGAGAAGCTGTCAGACAGCCCAAGCATGGGCCGATACCGATCAGTTAATGGTGGGCCTGGCAGTCCTGACCTGGCCAGGCATTACAAATCTAGTTCCCCCTTGCCTACTGTCCAGCTTCACCCCCAGTCACCAACTGCAGGAAAAAAACACCAGGCCGTACAAGATCTACCACCAGCTAATACATTTGTGGGAGCAGGAGACAACATTTCAATTGGATCAGATCACTGCTCTGAGTACAGCTGTCAAACCAATAACAAATACAGCAAACAG
- the PCDH7 gene encoding protocadherin-7 isoform X6 codes for MLRMRTMGWARAWCLGCCLLLPLSLSLAAAKQLLRYRLAEEGPADVRIGNVASDLGIVTGSGEVTFSLESGSEYLKIDNLTGELSTSERRIDREKLPQCQMIFDENECFLDFEVSVIGPSQSWVDLFEGRVIVLDINDNTPTFPSPVLTLTVEENRPVGTLYLLPTATDRDFGRNGIERYELLQEPGGGGGGGGGGGEGRRAGPADSAPYPGGGGNGGSGGGPGGSKRRLDAPEAGGGTSPGGRSSVFELQVADTPDGEKQPQLIVKGALDREQRDSYELTLRVRDGGDPPRSSQAILRVLITDVNDNSPRFEKSVYEADLAENSAPGTPILQLRAADLDVGVNGQIEYVFGAATESVRRLLRLDETSGWLSVLHRIDREEVNQLRFTVMARDRGQPPKTDKATVVLNIKDENDNVPSIEIRKIGRIPLKDGVANVAEDVLVDTPIALVQVSDRDQGENGVVTCTVVGDVPFQLKPASDTEGDQNKKKYFLHTSAPLDYETTREFNVVIVAVDSGSPSLSSNNSLIVKVGDTNDNPPVFGQSVVEVYFPENNIPGERVATVLATDADSGKNAEIAYSLDSSVMGIFAIDPDSGDILVNTMLDREQTDRYEFKVNARDKGVPVLQGSTTVIVQVADKNDNDPKFMQDVFTFYVKENLQPNSPVGMVTVMDADKGRNAEMSLYIEENSNIFSIENDTGTIYSTMSFDREHQTTYTFRVKAVDGGDPPRSATATVSLFVMDENDNAPTVTLPRNISYTLLPPSSNVRTVVATVLATDSDDGINADLNYSIVGGNPFKLFEIDSTSGVVSLVGKLTQKHYGLHRLVVQVNDSGQPSQSTTTLVHVFVNESVSNATVIDSQIARSLHTPLTQDIAGDPSYEISKQRLSIVIGVVAGIMTVILIILIVVMARYCRSKNKNGYEAGKKDHEDFFTPQQHDKSKKPKKDKKNKKSKQPLYSSIVTVEASKPNGQRYDSVNEKLSDSPSMGRYRSVNGGPGSPDLARHYKSSSPLPTVQLHPQSPTAGKKHQAVQDLPPANTFVGAGDNISIGSDHCSEYSCQTNNKYSKQVDTVQTTKPPGHIEESCKMNVCARK; via the coding sequence atGCTGAGGATGCGGACCATGGGATGGGCGCGCGCCTGGTGTCTGGGCTGCTGTCTCCTCTTGCCGCTCTCGCTCAGCCTAGCGGCCGCCAAGCAACTCCTCCGGTACCGACTGGCCGAGGAGGGCCCAGCAGACGTCCGCATCGGCAACGTCGCCTCGGACTTGGGCATCGTGACCGGCTCCGGTGAGGTGACTTTCAGCCTCGAGTCGGGCTCAGAGTACCTGAAGATCGACAATCTCACCGGCGAGCTGAGTACGAGCGAGCGGCGCATTGACCGCGAGAAACTGCCCCAGTGTCAGATGATCTTCGACGAAAACGAGTGCTTCTTGGACTTCGAGGTCTCGGTGATCGGGCCCTCGCAGAGCTGGGTGGACCTGTTCGAGGGTCGGGTCATCGTGCTCGACATCAACGACAACACGCCCACCTTCCCGTCACCCGTGCTCACGCTCACGGTGGAGGAGAACCGGCCGGTGGGCACTCTATACCTGCTGCCCACCGCCACCGACCGCGACTTCGGCCGCAACGGCATTGAGCGCTACGAGCTGCTACAGGAgcccgggggcggcggcggcggcggcggcggcggcggcgagggcCGGCGCGCCGGGCCTGCCGACAGCGCCCCCTACCCCGGGGGCGGCGGGAACGGCGGGAGCGGCGGCGGCCCCGGGGGCTCTAAGAGGAGGCTGGACGCGCCAGAAGCCGGCGGCGGGACCAGCCCCGGCGGACGCAGCAGCGTATTCGAACTGCAGGTGGCCGACACCCCGGATGGCGAAAAGCAGCCGCAATTGATCGTGAAGGGGGCGCTGGACCGCGAACAGCGCGACTCCTACGAGCTGACCCTGAGGGTGCGCGACGGTGGCGACCCGCCTCGCTCCTCTCAGGCCATCCTGCGGGTGCTCATCACCGACGTGAACGACAACAGCCCCCGCTTCGAGAAGAGCGTGTATGAGGCTGACCTGGCCGAGAACAGCGCCCCGGGGACCCCCATCCTGCAGCTGCGTGCCGCCGACCTGGACGTGGGGGTCAACGGGCAGATTGAGTATGTGTTCGGGGCGGCTACAGAGTCCGTGCGGCGGCTGCTGCGCCTAGACGAGACGTCCGGCTGGCTCAGTGTCCTGCACCGTATAGACCGCGAGGAAGTGAACCAGCTGCGCTTCACGGTCATGGCCCGCGATCGCGGGCAGCCTCCCAAGACAGACAAAGCCACGGTGGTCCTTAATATCAAGGACGAGAACGACAATGTGCCGTCCATTGAAATCCGCAAGATCGGGCGTATCCCACTCAAGGACGGGGTGGCCAACGTGGCCGAGGACGTTCTGGTGGACACCCCCATCGCCCTGGTACAGGTGTCTGACCGAGACCAAGGCGAGAATGGAGTGGTCACCTGCACCGTGGTGGGCGACGTGCCCTTCCAGCTCAAGCCGGCCAGTGACACAGAGGGCGACCAGAACAAGAAAAAGTACTTCCTGCACACCTCGGCCCCTTTGGACTAtgagaccaccagggagttcaACGTGGTCATAGTAGCGGTGGACTCGGGCAGCCCCAGTCTCTCCAGCAACAACTCCCTGATTGTCAAGGTGGGAGATACCAACGACAACCCGCCTGTCTTTGGCCAGTCAGTGGTGGAGGTGTACTTTCCTGAGAACAACATCCCCGGAGAGAGGGTAGCCACGGTGCTGGCTACAGACGCGGACAGTGGGAAAAACGCTGAAATCGCCTACTCGCTGGACTCTTCCGTGATGGGGATCTTTGCCATCGATCCCGATTCTGGGGACATCCTCGTCAATACCATGCTGGACCGCGAGCAGACTGACAGGTACGAGTTTAAAGTTAACGCCAGAGACAAAGGCGTCCCCGTGCTACAGGGCAGCACCACAGTGATTGTTCAGGTGGCTGACAAGAATGACAATGACCCTAAGTTCATGCAGGACGTCTTTACTTTTTATGTGAAAGAAAATTTACAGCCCAACAGCCCCGTGGGAATGGTCACAGTGATGGATGCTGACAAGGGGCGCAATGCAGAGATGAGCCTATACATAGAGGAGAACAGTAACATTTTTTCCATTGAAAATGATACGGGGACTATTTACTCCACGATGTCTTTTGACAGAGAACATCAGACCACATACACTTTCAGAGTCAAAGCTGTGGATGGAGGAGATCCCCCCAGATCTGCAACAGCCACGGTCTCTCTCTTTGTGATGGATGAGAATGACAATGCTCCCACTGTCACCCTTCCCAGAAATATTTCCTACACTTTACTGCCACCTTCGAGTAACGTCAGGACAGTAGTAGCTACGGTGTTGGCAACAGACAGTGATGATGGCATCAATGCAGACCTTAACTACAGCATTGTGGGAGGGAATCCCTTCAAGCTGTTTGAGATTGATTCCACCAGTGGTGTGGTTTCCTTAGTGGGAAAACTCACCCAAAAGCATTATGGCTTGCACAGGTTGGTGGTGCAAGTGAATGACAGTGGGCAGCCTTCCCAGTCTACCACGACTCTGGTGCATGTGTTTGTCAATGAAAGTGTTTCTAATGCAACTGTGATTGACTCCCAGATAGCCAGAAGCTTGCACACCCCACTCACCCAGGATATAGCTGGTGACCCAAGCTATGAAATTAGCAAACAGAGACTCAGTATTGTCATTGGGGTGGTTGCTGGAATTATGACTGTGATTCTAATCATCTTAATTGTAGTGATGGCAAGATATTGCCggtccaaaaataaaaatggctatGAAGCTGGCAAAAAAGATCATGAAGACTTTTTTACACCCCAACAGCATGACAAATCTAAAAAACctaaaaaggacaagaaaaacaaaaaatctaagCAGCCACTCTACAGCAGCATTGTCACTGTAGAAGCTTCTAAACCAAATGGACAGAGGTATGATAGTGTCAATGAGAAGCTGTCAGACAGCCCAAGCATGGGCCGATACCGATCAGTTAATGGTGGGCCTGGCAGTCCTGACCTGGCCAGGCATTACAAATCTAGTTCCCCCTTGCCTACTGTCCAGCTTCACCCCCAGTCACCAACTGCAGGAAAAAAACACCAGGCCGTACAAGATCTACCACCAGCTAATACATTTGTGGGAGCAGGAGACAACATTTCAATTGGATCAGATCACTGCTCTGAGTACAGCTGTCAAACCAATAACAAATACAGCAAACAG
- the PCDH7 gene encoding protocadherin-7 isoform X4: protein MLRMRTMGWARAWCLGCCLLLPLSLSLAAAKQLLRYRLAEEGPADVRIGNVASDLGIVTGSGEVTFSLESGSEYLKIDNLTGELSTSERRIDREKLPQCQMIFDENECFLDFEVSVIGPSQSWVDLFEGRVIVLDINDNTPTFPSPVLTLTVEENRPVGTLYLLPTATDRDFGRNGIERYELLQEPGGGGGGGGGGGEGRRAGPADSAPYPGGGGNGGSGGGPGGSKRRLDAPEAGGGTSPGGRSSVFELQVADTPDGEKQPQLIVKGALDREQRDSYELTLRVRDGGDPPRSSQAILRVLITDVNDNSPRFEKSVYEADLAENSAPGTPILQLRAADLDVGVNGQIEYVFGAATESVRRLLRLDETSGWLSVLHRIDREEVNQLRFTVMARDRGQPPKTDKATVVLNIKDENDNVPSIEIRKIGRIPLKDGVANVAEDVLVDTPIALVQVSDRDQGENGVVTCTVVGDVPFQLKPASDTEGDQNKKKYFLHTSAPLDYETTREFNVVIVAVDSGSPSLSSNNSLIVKVGDTNDNPPVFGQSVVEVYFPENNIPGERVATVLATDADSGKNAEIAYSLDSSVMGIFAIDPDSGDILVNTMLDREQTDRYEFKVNARDKGVPVLQGSTTVIVQVADKNDNDPKFMQDVFTFYVKENLQPNSPVGMVTVMDADKGRNAEMSLYIEENSNIFSIENDTGTIYSTMSFDREHQTTYTFRVKAVDGGDPPRSATATVSLFVMDENDNAPTVTLPRNISYTLLPPSSNVRTVVATVLATDSDDGINADLNYSIVGGNPFKLFEIDSTSGVVSLVGKLTQKHYGLHRLVVQVNDSGQPSQSTTTLVHVFVNESVSNATVIDSQIARSLHTPLTQDIAGDPSYEISKQRLSIVIGVVAGIMTVILIILIVVMARYCRSKNKNGYEAGKKDHEDFFTPQQHDKSKKPKKDKKNKKSKQPLYSSIVTVEASKPNGQRYDSVNEKLSDSPSMGRYRSVNGGPGSPDLARHYKSSSPLPTVQLHPQSPTAGKKHQAVQDLPPANTFVGAGDNISIGSDHCSEYSCQTNNKYSKQPFRRVTFSVVSQPQDPHQGSLQSCYDSGLEESETPSSKSSSGPRLGALPLPEDNYERTTPDGSVGEAEHMENGVAAITTFPFLPFPHGKTHGRRVLLRPLH, encoded by the coding sequence atGCTGAGGATGCGGACCATGGGATGGGCGCGCGCCTGGTGTCTGGGCTGCTGTCTCCTCTTGCCGCTCTCGCTCAGCCTAGCGGCCGCCAAGCAACTCCTCCGGTACCGACTGGCCGAGGAGGGCCCAGCAGACGTCCGCATCGGCAACGTCGCCTCGGACTTGGGCATCGTGACCGGCTCCGGTGAGGTGACTTTCAGCCTCGAGTCGGGCTCAGAGTACCTGAAGATCGACAATCTCACCGGCGAGCTGAGTACGAGCGAGCGGCGCATTGACCGCGAGAAACTGCCCCAGTGTCAGATGATCTTCGACGAAAACGAGTGCTTCTTGGACTTCGAGGTCTCGGTGATCGGGCCCTCGCAGAGCTGGGTGGACCTGTTCGAGGGTCGGGTCATCGTGCTCGACATCAACGACAACACGCCCACCTTCCCGTCACCCGTGCTCACGCTCACGGTGGAGGAGAACCGGCCGGTGGGCACTCTATACCTGCTGCCCACCGCCACCGACCGCGACTTCGGCCGCAACGGCATTGAGCGCTACGAGCTGCTACAGGAgcccgggggcggcggcggcggcggcggcggcggcggcgagggcCGGCGCGCCGGGCCTGCCGACAGCGCCCCCTACCCCGGGGGCGGCGGGAACGGCGGGAGCGGCGGCGGCCCCGGGGGCTCTAAGAGGAGGCTGGACGCGCCAGAAGCCGGCGGCGGGACCAGCCCCGGCGGACGCAGCAGCGTATTCGAACTGCAGGTGGCCGACACCCCGGATGGCGAAAAGCAGCCGCAATTGATCGTGAAGGGGGCGCTGGACCGCGAACAGCGCGACTCCTACGAGCTGACCCTGAGGGTGCGCGACGGTGGCGACCCGCCTCGCTCCTCTCAGGCCATCCTGCGGGTGCTCATCACCGACGTGAACGACAACAGCCCCCGCTTCGAGAAGAGCGTGTATGAGGCTGACCTGGCCGAGAACAGCGCCCCGGGGACCCCCATCCTGCAGCTGCGTGCCGCCGACCTGGACGTGGGGGTCAACGGGCAGATTGAGTATGTGTTCGGGGCGGCTACAGAGTCCGTGCGGCGGCTGCTGCGCCTAGACGAGACGTCCGGCTGGCTCAGTGTCCTGCACCGTATAGACCGCGAGGAAGTGAACCAGCTGCGCTTCACGGTCATGGCCCGCGATCGCGGGCAGCCTCCCAAGACAGACAAAGCCACGGTGGTCCTTAATATCAAGGACGAGAACGACAATGTGCCGTCCATTGAAATCCGCAAGATCGGGCGTATCCCACTCAAGGACGGGGTGGCCAACGTGGCCGAGGACGTTCTGGTGGACACCCCCATCGCCCTGGTACAGGTGTCTGACCGAGACCAAGGCGAGAATGGAGTGGTCACCTGCACCGTGGTGGGCGACGTGCCCTTCCAGCTCAAGCCGGCCAGTGACACAGAGGGCGACCAGAACAAGAAAAAGTACTTCCTGCACACCTCGGCCCCTTTGGACTAtgagaccaccagggagttcaACGTGGTCATAGTAGCGGTGGACTCGGGCAGCCCCAGTCTCTCCAGCAACAACTCCCTGATTGTCAAGGTGGGAGATACCAACGACAACCCGCCTGTCTTTGGCCAGTCAGTGGTGGAGGTGTACTTTCCTGAGAACAACATCCCCGGAGAGAGGGTAGCCACGGTGCTGGCTACAGACGCGGACAGTGGGAAAAACGCTGAAATCGCCTACTCGCTGGACTCTTCCGTGATGGGGATCTTTGCCATCGATCCCGATTCTGGGGACATCCTCGTCAATACCATGCTGGACCGCGAGCAGACTGACAGGTACGAGTTTAAAGTTAACGCCAGAGACAAAGGCGTCCCCGTGCTACAGGGCAGCACCACAGTGATTGTTCAGGTGGCTGACAAGAATGACAATGACCCTAAGTTCATGCAGGACGTCTTTACTTTTTATGTGAAAGAAAATTTACAGCCCAACAGCCCCGTGGGAATGGTCACAGTGATGGATGCTGACAAGGGGCGCAATGCAGAGATGAGCCTATACATAGAGGAGAACAGTAACATTTTTTCCATTGAAAATGATACGGGGACTATTTACTCCACGATGTCTTTTGACAGAGAACATCAGACCACATACACTTTCAGAGTCAAAGCTGTGGATGGAGGAGATCCCCCCAGATCTGCAACAGCCACGGTCTCTCTCTTTGTGATGGATGAGAATGACAATGCTCCCACTGTCACCCTTCCCAGAAATATTTCCTACACTTTACTGCCACCTTCGAGTAACGTCAGGACAGTAGTAGCTACGGTGTTGGCAACAGACAGTGATGATGGCATCAATGCAGACCTTAACTACAGCATTGTGGGAGGGAATCCCTTCAAGCTGTTTGAGATTGATTCCACCAGTGGTGTGGTTTCCTTAGTGGGAAAACTCACCCAAAAGCATTATGGCTTGCACAGGTTGGTGGTGCAAGTGAATGACAGTGGGCAGCCTTCCCAGTCTACCACGACTCTGGTGCATGTGTTTGTCAATGAAAGTGTTTCTAATGCAACTGTGATTGACTCCCAGATAGCCAGAAGCTTGCACACCCCACTCACCCAGGATATAGCTGGTGACCCAAGCTATGAAATTAGCAAACAGAGACTCAGTATTGTCATTGGGGTGGTTGCTGGAATTATGACTGTGATTCTAATCATCTTAATTGTAGTGATGGCAAGATATTGCCggtccaaaaataaaaatggctatGAAGCTGGCAAAAAAGATCATGAAGACTTTTTTACACCCCAACAGCATGACAAATCTAAAAAACctaaaaaggacaagaaaaacaaaaaatctaagCAGCCACTCTACAGCAGCATTGTCACTGTAGAAGCTTCTAAACCAAATGGACAGAGGTATGATAGTGTCAATGAGAAGCTGTCAGACAGCCCAAGCATGGGCCGATACCGATCAGTTAATGGTGGGCCTGGCAGTCCTGACCTGGCCAGGCATTACAAATCTAGTTCCCCCTTGCCTACTGTCCAGCTTCACCCCCAGTCACCAACTGCAGGAAAAAAACACCAGGCCGTACAAGATCTACCACCAGCTAATACATTTGTGGGAGCAGGAGACAACATTTCAATTGGATCAGATCACTGCTCTGAGTACAGCTGTCAAACCAATAACAAATACAGCAAACAG